In Vibrio bathopelagicus, the following are encoded in one genomic region:
- the fre gene encoding NAD(P)H-flavin reductase encodes MTIKCKVKSIEPLACNTYQILLHPETPVAFKAGQYLMVEMGEKDKRPFSIASSPCRHEGELELHIGAAEHNAYASEVVEAMKKAQAEDGDIAIDAPHGDAWVKEESDRPLLLIAGGTGFSYVRSILDHCIAQNSKKEIHLYWGAKDECQLYAKEELVDIAAKHSNVHFVPVVEKAPEVWHGQTGNVLEAITQSFESLADFDIYIAGRFEMAGAARDLFTQNKEAKRDHMYADAYAFI; translated from the coding sequence ATGACTATTAAATGTAAAGTGAAGTCTATCGAGCCATTGGCTTGTAACACTTACCAAATCCTACTTCACCCAGAAACACCGGTAGCTTTTAAAGCGGGCCAATACCTGATGGTTGAAATGGGTGAAAAAGATAAGCGTCCATTTTCGATTGCAAGCAGCCCTTGTCGCCATGAAGGCGAGCTTGAGTTACATATTGGTGCAGCTGAGCACAATGCTTACGCTTCAGAAGTCGTTGAGGCAATGAAGAAAGCGCAAGCTGAAGATGGCGATATAGCTATTGATGCTCCGCACGGTGACGCGTGGGTTAAAGAAGAAAGCGATCGTCCTCTGTTACTAATTGCTGGTGGTACTGGCTTTAGCTACGTGCGCTCTATTCTCGATCACTGCATCGCGCAGAACAGTAAAAAAGAGATTCATCTATACTGGGGCGCAAAAGATGAGTGCCAGCTATATGCGAAAGAAGAGCTTGTCGACATTGCAGCAAAACACAGCAATGTACATTTTGTACCAGTAGTAGAAAAAGCACCTGAAGTTTGGCACGGTCAAACAGGTAATGTACTTGAAGCAATCACACAAAGTTTCGAATCATTAGCTGATTTCGATATCTACATAGCGGGTCGTTTCGAAATGGCAGGTGCTGCAAGAGACCTATTTACTCAGAATAAAGAAGCAAAGCGTGACCATATGTACGCAGATGCTTACGCATTTATCTAA
- a CDS encoding 2Fe-2S iron-sulfur cluster-binding protein, whose protein sequence is MSFQVVLYPENISFTVEKGQTVLDAALNSNINFPNRCQVGACAMCMCKKLEGQVSYHLEPMLTEKEQLQGWIFACQAFAESNLVLTFAD, encoded by the coding sequence ATGAGCTTCCAAGTAGTCTTATACCCAGAAAATATTAGTTTTACCGTAGAAAAAGGGCAAACGGTTTTGGATGCTGCGCTCAACAGCAATATCAATTTTCCAAACCGCTGCCAAGTTGGTGCATGCGCTATGTGTATGTGCAAAAAATTAGAAGGCCAAGTGAGTTACCACCTTGAACCCATGCTCACAGAGAAAGAGCAGCTACAAGGTTGGATTTTTGCTTGCCAAGCATTTGCAGAAAGTAATTTAGTTCTAACCTTTGCCGATTAA
- the ubiD gene encoding 4-hydroxy-3-polyprenylbenzoate decarboxylase, which yields MSFKDLRDFVDHLESIGQLKRISYPVDPDYEMTEISDRTLRAGGPALLFENPVGYDMPVLTNLFGTPDRVAIGMGRQEVKELREVGKLLAYLKEPEPPKGFKDAIDKLPVFKQVLNMPAKRLRKAACQQIVWQGDDVDLDKIPVMSCWADDVAPLLTWGLTVTRGPNKKRQNLGIYRQQKIGKNKIIMRWLAHRGGALDLRDWMETNPGKPFPVSVAFGADPATILGAVTPVPDTLSEYAFAGLLRGSKTEVVKSISNNLEVPASAEIVMEGYIDPNEFADEGPYGDHTGYYNEKEKHHVFTITHVTMRENPIYHSTYTGRPPDEPAVLGVALNEVFVPILQKQFPEIEDFYLPPEGCSYRMAVVTMKKQYPGHAKRVMMGVWSFLRQFMYTKFVLVCDEDVNARDWSQVTAAMCEHMDPSRDSLMIENTPIDSLDFASPVVGLGSKMGLDITKKWDAELALSSDAKSLPVDSQHIEGCLAELTETFPEIIDIHLQNDNACMVVVSIDKQAAGNGKKIIEAVWSQFDENKFVIVCDSDVYVSDWNDIIWAVTTRMDPARDTFFLKNQTGHSKMGLDATNKFEGECLREWGVPITKNPDVVKKIDSIWEQLGIS from the coding sequence ATGAGTTTTAAAGATTTACGTGATTTTGTCGACCATCTTGAAAGCATTGGTCAGTTGAAACGCATTTCTTACCCCGTCGACCCAGACTATGAAATGACCGAGATTAGCGACCGTACTCTACGTGCTGGTGGCCCGGCTCTTTTATTTGAAAATCCCGTAGGCTATGACATGCCCGTTTTGACCAATCTATTCGGTACTCCTGATCGCGTAGCCATTGGTATGGGGCGTCAAGAGGTCAAAGAGTTACGCGAAGTGGGTAAGTTGCTTGCTTACTTAAAAGAACCTGAGCCACCGAAAGGTTTTAAAGACGCTATCGATAAGCTGCCTGTGTTTAAACAAGTCTTAAACATGCCAGCTAAGCGTCTTCGTAAGGCTGCCTGTCAGCAAATCGTATGGCAGGGTGATGACGTCGATCTTGATAAAATTCCGGTGATGAGTTGCTGGGCTGATGATGTCGCACCATTGTTAACATGGGGTTTGACCGTTACTCGCGGGCCGAATAAGAAACGCCAAAACTTAGGTATCTATCGCCAACAAAAGATCGGTAAGAATAAGATTATCATGCGTTGGTTAGCCCACCGTGGTGGAGCGCTTGATCTACGTGATTGGATGGAAACCAACCCAGGCAAGCCATTCCCTGTATCGGTAGCGTTTGGTGCAGATCCTGCCACGATTCTTGGTGCCGTTACACCAGTTCCAGATACCTTATCGGAATACGCGTTTGCCGGCTTATTGCGTGGTAGTAAAACTGAGGTCGTTAAATCAATCAGCAACAACCTAGAAGTGCCAGCGAGTGCTGAAATCGTAATGGAAGGTTACATCGACCCGAATGAGTTCGCAGACGAAGGGCCATACGGAGACCATACTGGTTACTACAACGAGAAAGAAAAGCATCATGTGTTTACTATTACTCATGTAACCATGCGCGAAAATCCGATCTATCACAGTACCTATACTGGCCGTCCACCTGATGAGCCTGCGGTACTAGGTGTTGCGTTAAATGAAGTGTTTGTTCCTATTCTTCAAAAGCAATTCCCAGAGATAGAAGACTTCTACTTACCACCTGAAGGTTGTTCGTACCGAATGGCGGTAGTGACCATGAAGAAGCAATACCCAGGTCACGCTAAGCGAGTGATGATGGGTGTATGGTCTTTCCTACGCCAATTCATGTACACCAAATTTGTCTTGGTATGCGATGAGGATGTTAACGCTCGAGATTGGTCTCAAGTGACCGCTGCCATGTGTGAACATATGGATCCGTCTCGTGATAGCCTGATGATAGAGAACACACCTATCGATTCACTAGACTTTGCATCGCCAGTGGTAGGTTTAGGCTCAAAAATGGGTTTAGACATTACTAAGAAGTGGGATGCGGAGCTGGCACTATCATCTGATGCTAAATCTTTACCTGTAGATAGTCAGCATATTGAAGGTTGCCTAGCTGAGTTAACCGAAACCTTCCCTGAAATTATTGATATTCACTTACAGAATGACAATGCGTGCATGGTCGTTGTGTCTATCGATAAACAAGCGGCAGGCAATGGTAAGAAAATCATTGAAGCGGTTTGGTCTCAGTTCGATGAGAACAAGTTTGTCATCGTGTGTGATAGTGACGTTTACGTTAGTGACTGGAATGACATTATCTGGGCGGTGACTACAAGAATGGATCCGGCAAGAGATACGTTCTTCCTGAAAAACCAAACTGGACACTCAAAAATGGGTCTAGATGCGACGAACAAGTTTGAAGGTGAATGCCTACGTGAGTGGGGTGTTCCAATCACTAAGAACCCAGACGTCGTTAAAAAAATTGATAGCATCTGGGAACAGCTAGGAATCTCATGA
- the rho gene encoding transcription termination factor Rho has protein sequence MNLTELKNRPVSELVKLSESLGLENQARLRKQDIIFSILKAHAKSGEDIFGDGVLEILQDGFGFLRSGDSSYLAGPDDIYVSPSQIRRFNLRTGDSIGGKIRPPKDGERYFALLKVNTVNYDKPDNARNKILFENLTPLHANERMVMEAGNGATEDITARILDLASPIGKGQRGLIVAPPKAGKTMLLQNIAQSIARNHPECELMVLLIDERPEEVTEMQRLVKGEVIASTFDEPASRHVQVAEMVIEKAKRLVEHKKDVVILLDSITRLARAYNTVIPSSGKVLTGGVDANALHRPKRFFGAARNVEEGGSLTIIATALVDTGSKMDEVIYEEFKGTGNMELHLNRKIAEKRVFPAIDFNRSGTRREELLTKNDELQKMWILRKIVHPMGEIDAMEFLIDKLAMTKTNDEFFDAMRRQ, from the coding sequence ATGAATCTTACTGAACTGAAGAACAGACCTGTGTCTGAACTTGTTAAACTTAGCGAAAGCCTAGGTCTTGAAAATCAAGCTCGTCTAAGAAAACAAGACATTATCTTCTCCATCCTTAAAGCGCATGCAAAAAGTGGTGAAGACATCTTTGGTGATGGTGTTCTAGAAATTCTTCAAGACGGTTTTGGTTTCCTGCGTAGCGGCGACAGCTCTTACCTTGCTGGACCTGATGATATTTACGTATCACCAAGCCAGATTCGTCGTTTTAACCTTCGCACAGGTGACTCGATTGGCGGTAAAATCCGTCCACCTAAAGATGGCGAACGTTACTTTGCACTGCTTAAAGTAAACACGGTTAACTACGACAAGCCAGACAACGCTCGTAACAAAATCCTTTTTGAAAACCTGACTCCTCTTCATGCCAACGAACGTATGGTAATGGAAGCGGGTAACGGCGCGACTGAAGATATCACCGCTCGAATTCTTGACCTTGCTTCACCAATTGGTAAAGGTCAGCGTGGTCTGATTGTTGCTCCGCCTAAAGCAGGTAAAACAATGCTTCTGCAAAATATTGCACAAAGCATTGCACGCAACCATCCTGAGTGTGAACTAATGGTTCTACTTATCGATGAGCGTCCAGAAGAAGTAACAGAAATGCAGCGCCTAGTTAAAGGTGAAGTAATCGCATCGACTTTCGATGAGCCAGCATCTCGCCACGTACAAGTAGCAGAAATGGTAATTGAGAAGGCGAAGCGTCTTGTTGAACACAAGAAAGACGTGGTAATCCTACTGGACTCAATCACTCGTCTAGCTCGTGCTTACAACACTGTGATTCCTTCATCAGGTAAAGTTCTTACTGGTGGTGTTGATGCGAATGCTCTACATCGTCCAAAGCGTTTCTTCGGTGCGGCACGTAACGTAGAAGAAGGCGGTAGCTTAACTATCATCGCAACAGCACTGGTTGATACTGGTTCTAAGATGGATGAAGTTATCTACGAAGAATTCAAAGGTACAGGTAACATGGAACTGCACCTTAACCGTAAGATTGCTGAAAAGCGTGTATTCCCAGCGATTGACTTCAACCGCTCTGGTACTCGTCGTGAAGAGCTTCTTACCAAGAACGATGAACTACAGAAGATGTGGATCCTGCGTAAGATTGTTCATCCAATGGGCGAAATCGACGCAATGGAATTCCTTATCGATAAGCTAGCAATGACTAAAACGAACGATGAGTTCTTTGATGCAATGCGTCGTCAGTAG
- the trxA gene encoding thioredoxin TrxA produces MSDKILQLTDDGFDNDVINAAGPVLVDFWAEWCGPCKMIAPILDEIANEYEGKLTIGKLNIDQNAGTPPKFGIRGIPTLLLFKDGGVAATKVGALSKTQLKEFLDANL; encoded by the coding sequence ATGAGTGATAAGATTTTGCAGCTAACTGATGACGGTTTTGATAACGATGTAATCAACGCTGCAGGCCCTGTTCTTGTTGATTTTTGGGCAGAATGGTGTGGTCCATGTAAAATGATTGCGCCGATTCTTGATGAAATCGCAAACGAGTACGAAGGCAAACTCACTATCGGTAAATTAAATATTGACCAGAATGCTGGAACTCCACCAAAATTTGGCATTCGTGGCATTCCAACGCTACTTCTTTTCAAAGACGGTGGCGTAGCAGCAACTAAAGTTGGTGCATTGTCTAAAACTCAACTTAAAGAGTTCCTAGACGCTAACCTTTAA
- the rhlB gene encoding ATP-dependent RNA helicase RhlB yields MKKTHITEQKFADLDLLPQVIEGLEKKGFDYCTPIQALALPVLLTGQDIAGQAQTGTGKTLAFLTATFNHLLKTPEHEGRKPNQPRAIIMAPTRELAIQIYNDADSLVASTGIKAALAYGGESYDKQLGKIEEGADILIGTTGRIIDFYKQKVFNLNHIQAVVLDEADRMFDLGFIKDIRFLFRRMPEPKDRLNMLFSATLSYRVQELAFEHMHNPEHVVVEPERKTGHRIQEELFYPSNEHKMALLQTLIEEEWPDRAIIFANTKHKCESVWGHLAADGHRVGLLTGDVPQKKREKILEQFTKGDVDLLVATDVAARGLHIPQVTHVFNFDLPDDCEDYVHRIGRTGRAGESGHSISFACEDYAINLPPIEEYIEHAIPMSDYDASALLEDLPAPMRLRTRNPQQRRSNNNGPRNGNRKPNQNRRPRQPRHNKEA; encoded by the coding sequence ATGAAAAAGACGCATATCACAGAGCAAAAGTTCGCCGACTTGGATTTACTTCCGCAAGTCATTGAAGGATTGGAGAAAAAAGGGTTCGATTATTGCACCCCTATCCAAGCCTTGGCGCTCCCGGTACTGCTCACCGGCCAAGACATTGCAGGCCAGGCCCAAACGGGTACTGGTAAAACGCTTGCGTTTCTAACTGCTACTTTTAACCACCTGCTAAAAACACCTGAGCATGAAGGGCGTAAGCCTAACCAGCCACGTGCGATTATTATGGCACCAACGCGTGAACTCGCGATTCAGATCTACAACGATGCTGACTCTCTGGTTGCAAGTACGGGTATCAAAGCAGCATTAGCTTACGGTGGCGAGAGCTACGACAAGCAGCTAGGTAAGATCGAAGAAGGCGCAGATATCTTAATTGGTACGACTGGCCGCATCATCGATTTCTACAAGCAAAAGGTATTTAACCTTAACCACATTCAAGCTGTTGTTCTTGACGAAGCTGATCGCATGTTCGATCTTGGTTTCATCAAAGACATCCGCTTCTTGTTCCGTCGTATGCCAGAGCCTAAAGATCGCCTGAACATGTTGTTCTCTGCGACGCTGTCTTACCGTGTACAAGAACTTGCATTCGAACACATGCACAACCCAGAGCACGTGGTTGTTGAGCCTGAGCGTAAGACTGGTCACCGTATTCAAGAAGAGCTGTTCTACCCTTCTAACGAACACAAAATGGCTCTTCTACAAACGTTAATCGAAGAAGAGTGGCCAGATCGCGCAATCATCTTCGCTAACACTAAGCACAAATGTGAATCAGTTTGGGGCCACTTGGCTGCCGATGGTCACCGTGTTGGTTTGCTAACGGGTGATGTTCCTCAGAAGAAACGTGAAAAGATTCTTGAGCAATTCACTAAAGGCGATGTTGACCTGCTTGTCGCGACAGATGTTGCAGCACGTGGCCTACACATCCCTCAAGTAACACACGTATTCAACTTTGACCTACCTGACGATTGCGAAGATTACGTTCACCGTATCGGCCGTACCGGTCGCGCTGGTGAAAGCGGTCACTCGATCAGTTTTGCTTGTGAAGATTACGCAATCAACTTGCCACCAATCGAAGAATACATTGAGCACGCTATCCCAATGTCTGACTATGATGCTTCTGCACTACTAGAAGATCTGCCAGCACCGATGCGCTTACGTACACGTAACCCGCAACAACGTCGCTCAAACAACAATGGTCCACGCAACGGTAACCGTAAACCAAACCAGAACCGTCGCCCACGCCAACCGCGTCATAACAAGGAAGCTTAG
- the gppA gene encoding guanosine-5'-triphosphate,3'-diphosphate diphosphatase codes for MSQTVSPPLYAAIDLGSNSFHMLVVRHIDGSVQTMAKIKRKVRLAAGLNENNALSTEAMQRGWDCLSLFAERLQDIPKENIRIVGTATLRTATNVDIFLEKANQILGYDINVISGEEEAATIYKGVAHTSGGSGRRLVVDIGGASTEMIIGEGFSAKALTSLKMGCVTWLERHFKDRQLTATNFDNAIEAAKSTLAPILDSYTDIGWDVCVGASGTVQALQEIMLAQGMDEVITHAKLKRLQKQAMITERLEELEIEGLTLERALVFPSGLSILIAIFELLEIDSMTLAGGALREGLAYEMVDELRQEDIRARTVTSVQSRYQMDVNYGEQVAVLAQTLFEQAGAETWVSEPQASILLQTAAKLHEIGLTIDFKKGGEHSAYLLQNLDLPGFTRAQKHYLGELARRYREQLTSLPEQHAVSGTSSKRILRILRLAILLTHRRTPELEPKVQLTTEGDNLTLTISKQWLQDNPLTAAELEIESNRQTDIGWPLIIADQ; via the coding sequence ATGAGTCAAACAGTGTCACCCCCGCTTTACGCTGCAATCGACCTCGGGTCGAACAGTTTTCATATGCTCGTTGTGCGTCATATCGATGGCAGCGTTCAAACCATGGCTAAGATTAAGCGCAAAGTGCGTTTAGCAGCAGGCTTAAATGAAAATAATGCGCTTAGTACAGAAGCTATGCAGCGCGGCTGGGACTGTTTGAGTCTCTTTGCAGAGCGACTTCAAGATATTCCAAAAGAAAATATCCGCATTGTCGGTACCGCGACCCTGCGTACCGCGACTAATGTGGATATCTTTCTAGAGAAAGCGAACCAGATACTCGGTTACGACATCAATGTTATCTCTGGTGAAGAAGAAGCTGCGACTATCTATAAAGGCGTAGCACACACTTCTGGTGGCAGCGGCCGCCGACTAGTGGTTGATATTGGTGGCGCAAGTACCGAGATGATCATCGGTGAAGGTTTCTCTGCCAAAGCCTTAACCAGCCTAAAGATGGGCTGTGTTACTTGGCTTGAGCGCCACTTTAAAGATCGCCAATTAACCGCAACCAACTTTGACAACGCCATTGAAGCGGCTAAGTCTACGTTGGCCCCGATCCTTGATAGCTACACTGATATCGGATGGGATGTGTGTGTGGGTGCAAGTGGTACCGTTCAAGCACTGCAAGAAATAATGTTGGCGCAAGGCATGGATGAGGTAATTACTCATGCCAAACTTAAGCGTCTACAGAAACAAGCGATGATTACAGAGCGCTTAGAAGAGCTAGAGATTGAAGGCTTAACCCTTGAGCGTGCACTAGTGTTCCCAAGTGGTCTTTCTATTCTTATTGCTATTTTTGAGTTGCTTGAAATAGATTCAATGACACTCGCTGGCGGCGCACTGCGTGAAGGTCTCGCCTACGAGATGGTTGACGAACTACGCCAAGAAGATATCCGAGCACGTACCGTGACGAGCGTTCAATCGCGCTACCAAATGGACGTGAACTACGGTGAACAAGTCGCTGTACTAGCACAAACGTTGTTTGAACAAGCAGGAGCCGAAACTTGGGTTTCAGAGCCTCAAGCTAGTATATTGTTGCAAACTGCCGCGAAGCTTCATGAAATCGGTTTAACCATTGATTTCAAAAAAGGCGGTGAGCACAGCGCTTACTTGCTACAGAACTTAGACTTGCCAGGCTTTACCCGAGCTCAAAAACACTACTTGGGTGAGTTAGCACGTCGCTACCGTGAGCAATTAACCTCACTACCAGAGCAACATGCAGTTTCTGGTACGAGCAGTAAACGTATTTTACGTATTCTGCGTTTAGCTATTTTGCTTACCCATCGTCGTACTCCTGAACTAGAACCTAAAGTTCAACTGACGACAGAAGGCGACAACCTGACACTTACGATCTCTAAACAATGGCTGCAAGACAACCCTCTCACAGCCGCAGAGCTAGAAATCGAATCCAACAGACAAACTGATATTGGTTGGCCGCTCATTATCGCGGATCAATAA
- a CDS encoding winged helix-turn-helix domain-containing protein: protein MLEKNSCFSIDEWLFVPNEGQILFAERTVTIDKRLTKLLEFLCLNPGQTHTRDELINNVWNGMILSDQVVTQAVFELRKVLKQNSQQHNNYIITVPKRGYKFEADVIQSKIETDQVSEPEPSIALASTPDPSPPADKLAQTNTSKQAKPNKRNLIIGLLLGAIVVMESGYILYSATSNTADKKAVPVTQLRHYEFRYVMLDISDDVKHDPVLYGTITKFIEYLSTYSGIRIVHSEPLQKIAAIKLTFGISPSRDGKRTRLTMSYHNNISDISHLNRRYPTELPELHHTLYRMVDDILDALYIKVPKEELTESISQLPITPDALKYTLSGLGVLYNEAELPMVMDYFAKAQKADPSNDLVFIANYIGKVMNTFYASSGSKKQAIAQLNQEAKPRLERLLAEGKLARAYDANAIIALSEDDPEKAMKILLSMPPRNQSILTYLLLAKAEESRGNAGAAKELYIKATQGNSSLKAIQMASPLFFDSNLEPLLKELE from the coding sequence ATGCTTGAGAAGAATTCATGTTTTAGTATTGATGAATGGCTATTCGTTCCAAATGAAGGGCAAATCCTCTTCGCCGAAAGAACGGTCACCATAGATAAGCGGTTAACTAAGCTACTTGAATTTTTGTGCCTCAATCCTGGACAAACTCATACCCGAGACGAACTCATCAATAACGTCTGGAACGGTATGATTCTCAGCGACCAAGTGGTCACACAAGCGGTGTTTGAGTTACGTAAGGTTCTGAAGCAAAACTCTCAACAGCACAACAACTACATCATTACTGTCCCAAAGCGTGGCTATAAGTTTGAAGCGGATGTGATACAAAGCAAAATCGAGACAGACCAAGTTTCTGAACCGGAACCATCAATAGCCCTAGCCTCTACTCCAGATCCGTCACCACCAGCGGATAAACTAGCCCAAACTAATACCAGTAAACAGGCTAAACCCAATAAAAGAAACCTGATAATTGGTTTATTGCTTGGCGCTATCGTTGTTATGGAGTCAGGCTATATCCTCTATTCAGCAACAAGCAACACGGCAGATAAAAAGGCCGTTCCTGTAACGCAACTCAGACATTATGAATTTCGTTATGTCATGTTGGATATCAGCGATGATGTCAAACACGACCCTGTTTTATACGGCACCATCACAAAGTTCATTGAGTACCTGAGCACTTACAGTGGAATACGTATAGTCCACAGTGAGCCATTACAAAAGATTGCTGCGATCAAACTCACCTTTGGTATTAGCCCAAGCCGAGACGGCAAGCGCACTCGCCTCACCATGAGTTATCACAATAACATCTCTGACATATCGCACCTCAACCGTCGCTACCCGACAGAGTTGCCAGAGCTGCACCACACACTCTATCGCATGGTCGATGACATACTAGATGCCCTTTATATCAAGGTGCCGAAAGAAGAACTCACCGAAAGTATTTCCCAACTGCCAATAACGCCCGACGCATTAAAATACACACTCAGCGGCCTCGGTGTGCTGTACAACGAAGCAGAATTACCAATGGTGATGGATTACTTCGCAAAAGCCCAAAAGGCTGACCCTAGTAATGATCTTGTCTTTATCGCCAACTACATAGGCAAAGTGATGAACACCTTCTACGCATCTTCAGGCAGCAAAAAACAAGCTATTGCGCAATTAAACCAAGAAGCTAAGCCAAGGCTAGAGCGCTTACTTGCGGAAGGGAAACTGGCGCGAGCCTATGACGCAAACGCAATCATCGCTCTTTCTGAGGATGACCCAGAAAAAGCGATGAAGATTTTGTTATCAATGCCACCGCGAAACCAATCGATATTGACCTACCTACTGCTCGCCAAAGCGGAGGAGTCTCGAGGTAATGCTGGTGCTGCAAAAGAGCTGTACATCAAAGCAACGCAAGGCAACTCTTCCCTCAAAGCTATACAGATGGCCTCACCACTGTTTTTCGACAGTAACCTAGAGCCTCTGCTTAAGGAGTTAGAGTAA
- a CDS encoding TerC family protein, protein MYVDYLASFSMLLLLEVILGVDNIIFISILVEKLPVRLRSRIRNLGIGLAVVTRIGLVFSVTWLMSLTEPFVSVFERDLSGKDLILIVGGGFLLLKSFKELLNWLLVKGKKEKNALETSVTMIVLQIIAIDVVFSFDSVITAVALVHNVEIIIAAIVISAIIMLAVAEKIQITITAYPGLKLLALLFLILLGGLLVVEGYGLHVDKSYLYVALAFGLTLEICHILLDRQLNKAQRTSNLDNNLAEEQALQNSEVL, encoded by the coding sequence ATGTACGTTGATTATCTCGCGTCATTTAGCATGCTTTTACTATTGGAAGTGATTCTGGGGGTCGACAACATTATCTTCATCTCGATCTTGGTTGAGAAGTTACCCGTGAGGCTAAGAAGCCGTATTCGTAATCTTGGTATTGGCTTAGCGGTTGTTACGCGGATTGGTTTGGTGTTCTCTGTTACTTGGTTGATGTCGCTAACCGAACCCTTTGTTAGTGTTTTTGAGCGCGATCTTTCTGGTAAAGATCTTATCTTGATTGTTGGCGGTGGATTTCTTTTACTGAAGAGTTTTAAAGAGCTATTGAATTGGTTGCTGGTAAAAGGGAAAAAAGAGAAGAACGCCCTCGAAACCAGTGTCACTATGATTGTGTTGCAGATTATTGCTATTGACGTAGTGTTCTCATTTGATTCGGTCATCACTGCTGTGGCTTTGGTTCACAACGTAGAGATCATCATTGCCGCGATTGTGATTTCCGCGATCATTATGCTGGCCGTTGCTGAAAAGATTCAAATAACCATTACCGCTTATCCTGGCCTGAAGCTACTTGCTCTTTTATTCCTGATTCTATTGGGTGGCTTACTGGTTGTAGAAGGGTATGGGTTACATGTGGACAAAAGCTATTTGTACGTTGCTTTGGCGTTTGGATTGACGCTCGAAATTTGCCATATCTTATTGGATAGACAGCTTAACAAGGCGCAAAGGACTTCTAACTTAGACAATAACCTAGCAGAAGAGCAAGCCTTACAAAATAGCGAGGTCCTATAA
- a CDS encoding mechanosensitive ion channel domain-containing protein: MLSYIDTIFATLKQYDLLLALLFILIYWVLKHSTEKAIRALAETKTVDATRTAFINRCFSIIYFGFLFATYLIVSGIGYGNFSIFISSVFTVIGVGFIAQWSILSNITASFLIFFVFPYRIGDSIIVADGDGIEGKILDIKMFHTLIRHPEGNIITYPNSLLLQKSVTKVTSKNLKYATSTHKRAIKDKGMDIESVIEDKV, from the coding sequence ATGCTTAGCTACATCGACACCATTTTTGCGACATTAAAACAGTACGACTTGTTACTCGCTTTACTATTTATTCTTATCTATTGGGTTCTCAAACACTCTACAGAAAAAGCCATTCGGGCACTCGCGGAAACAAAAACCGTCGACGCCACACGCACCGCTTTTATCAACCGCTGCTTTAGTATCATTTACTTCGGTTTCTTATTCGCAACCTATTTGATTGTCAGTGGCATCGGTTACGGTAACTTTTCGATTTTTATCTCTTCGGTGTTCACCGTCATAGGCGTAGGTTTTATTGCTCAGTGGTCAATTTTAAGCAACATCACCGCCAGTTTTCTTATCTTCTTTGTGTTTCCCTACCGTATTGGTGACTCAATCATCGTAGCGGATGGAGACGGCATTGAAGGCAAGATATTAGACATAAAGATGTTTCATACCCTGATTCGACACCCAGAAGGAAACATCATTACTTACCCAAACTCTCTACTACTGCAGAAAAGCGTGACTAAGGTGACTAGTAAGAATTTGAAATATGCGACATCGACGCACAAGAGAGCGATAAAAGACAAAGGGATGGATATAGAGAGTGTGATTGAAGATAAAGTGTGA